A single bacterium DNA region contains:
- a CDS encoding PHP domain-containing protein, whose translation MRADLHLHSSFSDGRHSPREIFSFAAHGGLDLISVTDHDTVNHIPECRRQADKAWFPFIPGVEFSTGFEGRDIHVLGYAVDIEDTALLEHLGRSRRRRMERAHRILGLLDQRNIHIPTEELDRIPTDQTVGRPIIARLLIKYNYVRSFKEAFVRFLGVGAPAYVEYELTDTRRVIQLIHNAGGISVLAHPNPEGYEPLVESLAAEGLMGVEVFRPQLSPTQVQNVEAFTRQLGLIATGGSDWHENLPLFRLGDFHLESAPIRPFLELVSARVELEVEY comes from the coding sequence ATGCGAGCCGATCTTCACCTGCACAGCAGTTTCTCGGACGGGCGCCACAGCCCGCGCGAGATTTTCTCCTTCGCCGCCCATGGCGGCCTGGACCTGATCTCGGTCACGGACCACGACACGGTCAATCATATCCCGGAATGCCGGCGCCAGGCGGACAAGGCCTGGTTCCCGTTCATACCGGGAGTGGAGTTCAGCACGGGATTCGAGGGCCGGGACATCCACGTGCTGGGCTACGCAGTGGACATCGAGGACACGGCGCTGCTGGAGCACCTGGGGCGCTCGCGCCGCCGACGCATGGAGCGCGCCCACCGCATCCTGGGCCTGCTGGACCAGCGCAATATCCACATCCCCACCGAGGAGCTGGACCGCATCCCCACCGACCAGACCGTGGGACGGCCCATTATCGCCCGCCTGCTGATCAAGTATAATTATGTCAGGAGCTTCAAGGAGGCCTTTGTCCGGTTCCTGGGCGTGGGCGCCCCGGCCTATGTGGAGTATGAGCTGACCGACACCCGGCGGGTGATCCAGCTAATCCACAACGCAGGCGGGATCAGCGTGCTGGCCCATCCCAACCCCGAGGGCTACGAGCCGCTGGTGGAGAGCCTGGCCGCGGAGGGGCTGATGGGGGTGGAGGTCTTCCGTCCGCAACTGAGCCCGACCCAGGTGCAGAATGTCGAGGCTTTCACGCGTCAGCTCGGGCTCATCGCCACCGGCGGCTCGGACTGGCACGAGAACCTGCCCCTTTTCCGCCTGGGTGATTTCCACCTTGAATCCGCCCCCATCCGACCTTTCCTCGAGCTGGTGAGCGCGCGGGTCGAGCTGGAGGTGGAGTACTGA